CGAAATCTCAAAAAGTCAACAACTTTATCGTAAACTCAACATTGAAAGACTACTACTTTATCATTCAGAGTGGCATTTGTCCACGCGCCAACAAATAGAGATGGCCCGCATTCATCTGCTATTGAAGAATTATCAAATAATTTGAGCAACATCTTTTGGTTGTACTTTGACCACTTTTTAAACTCAGCTTTAGCTTTGTTCAATTCAATTTGTGAACGTATTGGCAGATCATGAAGTTGTTGACCTTTATCAATCCGTTCTTGTATTTTCTTCTCTGTTTCTTCTCTACTCACAAGTAACTTTGGTAGCGTTTTCTCCTTCATAGTTTCTCCTCTATTTCGCTATTCATCAGTCCATTCAATGACAGCAATGTAAGTTTATAGTATTATGAATCATAAGCATTAAGTTTATCTATTCGGCAGAAGTTTGTTCATATCAACCGTTATACCAACGGATGCCATTTCTTGAGCCAATTCTAGTTTCCATGCGCCGCGCTCATCCATTTGTACATAGATTATTCCGTGAATGTCTGATGGTAGTTCAACACCTTCTTCATAAAGAATACGCACACGATCGCGCCCTAATCCAGACAAAAAATAGCCGAGTTCCAAAATAACGTTCTGACGTGCCCTCGGTTTGAGTGCATCTGTTCTATCTTTCGGTGCGCCAACATCATCAGCTGTTAGCAAAACGATTGCAAATCCCGCCTCATCTGCATGTTCTTCAAACTTATCAATGATTGTTTGGCCCTTACTTGGCTGTTCGTCGAGTATCGTTGCTGTTAAGTCTAGGTTTTCAATGAACCTGGCGATCTTGTGCTTAGCTGCCTCGTCATGTCCGTGCACGATGAAGATTTTGTTACCGAAAGAACGTGCAGATGAGTCTGAAACTTGTTTGTTGTTTAACTTTTTAAGTTCTTCGAGGATTAGAGCTTGTTCGGAACGTCCGTTTATGTACGTTGCCATTTAACTTTCCCTTCTTTGATTTGACTTAAAATCTACAGTGACATTACGCCTATTTCTACACACATGTTGCCCCTCCGGGCCAAAGAAGCCAACCTAATACGTATCAATTTAAGATTAAGAAAAAACGTGTCGGTTTTGCTACAATTTTGGGATTCCAAGCGGAATGGAATACCAAGTTTCCACCTCAATTTCAAAATCTGATGAGGTGTTTAACCCAATCTACACGACAGTCCCCCGAAACCGCTTTATATTGAACTCAAGTTCTAAACAAGTTTGTCTGTTCTACAACAGATTCTCCGGATTGATAGGTAGCCCTGCAATCTTCATTTCCTTTGCTAATTTCAATTTCCATCCACCAGCATTATCCATGGTGACATAAAGTATACCGTGCATATCTGATGGAAACTCAACTCCTTTCTCGTAGAAAACGCATACACGTTCGCGCCCTAAAGCACGA
Above is a genomic segment from Candidatus Poribacteria bacterium containing:
- a CDS encoding nucleotide-binding protein, producing the protein MATYINGRSEQALILEELKKLNNKQVSDSSARSFGNKIFIVHGHDEAAKHKIARFIENLDLTATILDEQPSKGQTIIDKFEEHADEAGFAIVLLTADDVGAPKDRTDALKPRARQNVILELGYFLSGLGRDRVRILYEEGVELPSDIHGIIYVQMDERGAWKLELAQEMASVGITVDMNKLLPNR